One segment of Bradyrhizobium sp. CB2312 DNA contains the following:
- a CDS encoding TRAP transporter substrate-binding protein — translation MKRLYIGVASIVLALLCLTVRPSAAATQMVSLVYNGSPQSPQQIGSDEFRRRLAETAQGRIILDARAGNAMGSETAILAAMRSGVVDMATLSGSVVSSAVPEFGVFDVPFLFRDAAQAKAVADGPVGALFAKHFADKGLVLLAIGKQGFRNVTNSKRPIQTPADLKGLKIRVLPNEVYQMTFKALGAEVVPMEFTLVYSALKDGRIDGQENPVATIAASHLEEVQKYASLTGHFFAPIAFVANRDAFQTLTPADQAAIIAAAKAGAEATWKSGVAEETKKIEELRKGGMEIIEKVDRQPFIDAVKPLEPEFEKRFGKDLLARIRATP, via the coding sequence ATGAAGCGGCTTTATATTGGTGTGGCCAGCATTGTTCTGGCGTTACTCTGTCTCACTGTTCGGCCGTCGGCTGCTGCGACGCAGATGGTGTCGCTGGTGTACAACGGTTCGCCGCAGTCGCCGCAGCAGATCGGCTCCGACGAATTCCGCCGCAGGCTCGCCGAGACCGCACAGGGCCGCATCATCCTCGATGCACGCGCCGGCAACGCGATGGGCAGCGAGACGGCGATCCTGGCCGCCATGCGCAGTGGCGTGGTCGACATGGCGACGCTGTCCGGCTCGGTGGTCAGCTCGGCCGTGCCGGAGTTCGGCGTGTTCGACGTGCCGTTCCTGTTCCGCGATGCGGCGCAGGCCAAGGCGGTCGCTGACGGGCCGGTCGGCGCGCTGTTCGCCAAGCATTTTGCCGACAAGGGATTGGTGCTGCTCGCGATCGGCAAGCAGGGCTTTCGCAACGTCACCAATTCGAAGCGGCCGATACAGACACCCGCGGATCTCAAGGGCCTGAAGATCCGCGTGCTCCCGAACGAGGTCTATCAGATGACCTTCAAGGCGCTGGGCGCCGAGGTCGTGCCGATGGAATTCACGCTGGTGTATTCCGCACTGAAGGACGGCCGTATCGACGGGCAGGAGAACCCGGTCGCGACGATTGCTGCCAGCCATCTCGAGGAGGTGCAGAAATATGCCAGCCTGACGGGGCATTTCTTCGCTCCCATTGCTTTCGTTGCCAATCGCGATGCGTTCCAGACTCTCACGCCCGCGGACCAGGCCGCGATCATCGCCGCGGCAAAGGCCGGCGCGGAGGCGACCTGGAAGAGTGGCGTCGCGGAGGAGACGAAGAAAATCGAGGAGCTTCGCAAGGGCGGCATGGAGATCATCGAAAAGGTCGACCGCCAGCCCTTCATCGATGCCGTGAAGCCTCTCGAGCCCGAGTTCGAGAAGCGCTTCGGCAAGGATCTGCTCGCCCGGATCCGGGCGACGCCGTAA
- a CDS encoding ABC transporter permease subunit encodes MHKISRLSRFNIASLALGLAFLYLPILILVIYSFNASRLVTVWGGWSLRWYREFLNDRAMIEAAWMSLRVAVASATIATLLGTLAAVALSRGERFRGRTLFSGMLYAPLVMPEVITGLSLLLLFVALNAERGFWTVTIAHTTLTMCFVAVVVQSRLGSLDRSLEEAAMDLGCNPVRAFVSVTLPLIAPAIVAGWMLAFTLSLDDLVIASFTTGPGSATLPIRIYSEVRLGVKPEINAICTLVIGLIAVVIVIASLASKLSSSKGESAAPL; translated from the coding sequence ATGCACAAGATCTCCCGCCTGTCCCGCTTCAATATCGCCTCGCTCGCGCTGGGACTGGCGTTCCTTTATCTGCCGATCCTCATCCTCGTCATCTATTCCTTCAACGCCTCGCGGCTGGTGACGGTGTGGGGCGGCTGGTCGCTGCGCTGGTACCGCGAGTTCCTCAACGACCGCGCCATGATCGAGGCGGCCTGGATGAGCCTGCGGGTCGCGGTCGCCTCCGCGACCATTGCGACGCTGCTCGGCACGCTCGCGGCCGTCGCGCTCTCGCGCGGCGAGCGGTTCCGCGGCCGCACGCTGTTCTCCGGCATGCTCTATGCGCCGCTGGTGATGCCGGAGGTGATCACGGGACTGTCGCTGCTGCTGCTGTTCGTGGCGCTCAACGCCGAGCGCGGCTTCTGGACGGTGACGATCGCCCACACCACGCTGACCATGTGCTTCGTCGCGGTGGTGGTGCAGTCCCGTCTCGGCTCGCTCGACCGCTCGCTGGAGGAGGCGGCGATGGATCTCGGCTGCAATCCGGTCCGCGCGTTCGTGTCCGTCACCCTGCCGCTGATCGCGCCCGCGATAGTCGCGGGCTGGATGCTGGCTTTCACGCTCTCGCTCGACGATCTCGTGATCGCCAGCTTCACCACCGGCCCCGGCTCGGCGACGCTGCCGATCCGGATCTATTCGGAGGTGCGGCTCGGTGTGAAGCCGGAGATCAACGCGATCTGCACGCTGGTGATCGGCCTGATCGCGGTGGTGATCGTGATCGCCTCGCTCGCCTCGAAACTGTCGAGCTCGAAGGGCGAGAGCGCAGCGCCGCTGTAG
- a CDS encoding ABC transporter permease encodes MSARRIFARPARFAAIAPYVWMVLFFLVPFAFVLKISLSQTAIAQPPYEPVFDLTAGWEALKSAFGALSIDNFRLLGSDDIYVFAYVRSLTVAVAATALLLLIGYPIAYGMARLPKRWQAVAMVLVIVPFWTSFLIRIYAWINILQHDGLLNQILLALHLVSQPVVWLSTDGAMYIGIVYSYLPFMILPLYATLAKMEPALEEAASDLGAPPWQVFWLVTFPLSLPGVGAGVLLCFIPIVGEFVIPDLLAGSNSLMIGQTLWLEFFTNKDWPVASAAAIVLLVVLLLPLLLYERLQKRQLEQGR; translated from the coding sequence ATGAGCGCGCGCCGCATCTTCGCAAGGCCTGCGCGCTTCGCCGCCATCGCGCCCTATGTCTGGATGGTGCTGTTCTTCCTGGTGCCGTTCGCCTTCGTGCTGAAGATCAGCCTGTCGCAGACCGCGATCGCGCAGCCGCCTTACGAGCCGGTGTTCGACCTGACCGCGGGATGGGAAGCGCTGAAGTCCGCCTTTGGCGCGCTGTCGATCGATAATTTCAGGCTGCTCGGCTCCGACGACATCTACGTGTTCGCCTATGTGCGCAGCCTCACCGTCGCCGTCGCGGCGACCGCGCTGCTGCTGCTGATCGGCTATCCCATCGCCTATGGCATGGCGCGCTTGCCGAAGCGCTGGCAGGCGGTGGCGATGGTGCTGGTGATCGTGCCGTTCTGGACCTCGTTCCTGATCCGCATCTATGCCTGGATCAATATCCTCCAGCATGACGGTCTGCTCAACCAGATCCTGCTGGCGCTGCATCTGGTCAGCCAGCCGGTGGTGTGGCTCTCCACCGACGGCGCGATGTATATCGGCATCGTCTATTCCTATCTGCCGTTCATGATCCTGCCGCTCTACGCCACGCTCGCCAAGATGGAGCCGGCGCTGGAAGAGGCGGCCTCCGATCTCGGCGCGCCGCCCTGGCAGGTGTTCTGGCTCGTCACCTTTCCGCTGTCGCTGCCCGGCGTCGGCGCCGGCGTGCTACTCTGCTTCATCCCGATCGTCGGCGAGTTCGTGATCCCGGACCTGCTGGCCGGCTCCAATTCGCTGATGATCGGCCAGACGCTGTGGCTCGAGTTCTTCACCAACAAGGACTGGCCGGTCGCCTCCGCGGCTGCGATCGTGCTGCTCGTCGTGCTGTTGCTACCTCTGCTGCTGTACGAACGGCTGCAGAAGCGGCAGCTGGAACAGGGGCGCTGA
- a CDS encoding ABC transporter ATP-binding protein, whose product MTDELPRTGAAAAAGGDALPAGQPLLRIENVAKTFGTFRAVDGVSLDIKAGEFFALLGPSGCGKTTLLRMLAGFESPDEGRILLGGKDIAQALPHERPINMMFQNYALFPHLSVRDNIAFGLKRAGMARAEIATRVAEMVALVKLEGLEKRKPDQLSGGQRQRVALARALARRPQLLLLDEPLAALDKKLRESTQGELMELQRRLGMTFIIVTHDQEEAMTMASRIGVMKSGKLAQVARPRELYEAPRSRWIAEFVGDINLFDGETKLRDGHRLVIGTRDAGPLVVAEPREPVGAGRFAVAIRPEKVKLSRRAPVSEAGRETAINTLDGVIADICYLGGTTTYKVKLDTGGMIEASVANSARIDVDAFSLNQHVVAWFTPDDCVVLPS is encoded by the coding sequence ATGACGGACGAGTTGCCCAGAACAGGCGCCGCGGCGGCGGCCGGCGGAGATGCGCTTCCTGCGGGCCAGCCGCTATTGCGCATCGAGAACGTCGCGAAGACCTTTGGGACGTTCCGGGCGGTGGACGGCGTCTCGCTGGACATCAAGGCCGGCGAGTTCTTTGCGCTGCTCGGGCCCTCCGGTTGCGGCAAGACCACGCTCTTGCGCATGCTCGCCGGCTTCGAGTCGCCGGACGAGGGACGCATTTTGCTCGGCGGCAAGGACATCGCGCAGGCGCTGCCGCATGAGCGTCCGATCAACATGATGTTCCAGAACTACGCCCTGTTCCCGCACCTCTCCGTGCGTGACAACATCGCCTTCGGCCTGAAGCGCGCCGGCATGGCGCGTGCCGAGATCGCCACCCGCGTTGCCGAGATGGTCGCGCTGGTGAAGCTCGAAGGCCTGGAGAAGCGCAAGCCGGACCAGCTCTCCGGCGGCCAGCGCCAGCGTGTGGCGCTGGCGCGTGCATTGGCGCGCCGGCCGCAACTCCTGCTGCTCGACGAGCCGCTCGCAGCCCTCGACAAGAAGCTGCGCGAGAGCACGCAAGGCGAACTGATGGAGCTGCAGCGCCGGCTCGGCATGACCTTCATCATCGTCACCCACGACCAGGAGGAGGCCATGACGATGGCGAGCCGGATCGGCGTGATGAAATCAGGCAAGCTCGCCCAGGTCGCGCGTCCCCGCGAACTCTACGAGGCGCCGCGCTCGCGCTGGATCGCTGAGTTCGTCGGCGACATCAACCTGTTCGACGGCGAGACCAAATTGCGCGACGGTCATCGTCTGGTCATCGGCACGCGCGATGCGGGTCCGCTGGTGGTGGCCGAGCCGCGCGAACCGGTCGGCGCGGGAAGATTTGCGGTCGCGATCCGCCCCGAGAAGGTCAAGCTGTCGCGGCGTGCGCCCGTGAGCGAGGCTGGTCGTGAAACCGCGATCAACACCCTCGACGGCGTGATCGCCGACATCTGCTATCTCGGCGGTACCACCACCTACAAGGTGAAGCTCGACACGGGCGGGATGATTGAGGCCTCCGTCGCCAACAGCGCGCGCATCGACGTTGACGCCTTCAGCCTGAACCAGCATGTCGTCGCCTGGTTCACGCCTGATGATTGCGTGGTGCTGCCGTCATGA
- a CDS encoding glycerol-3-phosphate dehydrogenase has translation MADYDLAIIGGGLNGVSLARDAAGRGLRVILLEQGDLGGAASSATPRLIHGDLSVLERRGFWRVRRALAERRIWLAIAPHLVRPMRFVIPAHSEERPPWLLRAGLYVYDGLTKRGGLPPSVTLDITHHPVGNALKRPFGMAFEYSDCVVDDSRLVVLTALDAAERGAAIRTGARCVRADRTDTWRLAVVDRGHRRTITSRALANTTGAWTPLVADTVLRQPQPAMAATQMSQIIVPRLFESDNVYVFQNSDGRLIFAQPFEREFTLIGTVTHAFTGDPAIVAMPGADVSYLCEAASRYFRERVAPTDVVRTVSGVNLTLASARGRDGTTLFHARRRKAPLITMFGGDVTTSRLRAERAVTRLTPFYPMSRPWTAGAALPGGEFAWDRFDTEVDLARDHWRFLTEPQAQRLVAAYGSRLSAVLGEVKTREELGPAFGPELTGAEVRYLMAHEWARFPEDILWRRSKLGLTMPAADRDALAAFMAG, from the coding sequence ATGGCGGATTACGACCTTGCGATCATCGGCGGCGGCCTGAACGGTGTCAGTCTCGCCCGCGATGCGGCCGGCCGCGGCCTGCGTGTCATTCTGCTGGAACAGGGCGATCTCGGCGGCGCGGCCTCGTCGGCGACGCCGCGGCTGATTCATGGCGATCTGTCGGTGCTGGAGCGCCGCGGTTTTTGGCGGGTGCGCCGGGCGCTCGCTGAGCGGCGGATCTGGCTCGCAATCGCCCCGCATCTGGTCCGGCCGATGCGTTTCGTCATCCCCGCCCATTCCGAGGAACGGCCGCCCTGGTTGCTGCGAGCCGGCCTTTATGTTTATGACGGCCTAACGAAGCGAGGCGGCCTGCCGCCGTCAGTGACCCTCGACATCACGCATCATCCTGTCGGTAACGCGCTGAAGCGCCCGTTCGGCATGGCGTTCGAATATTCGGACTGCGTGGTCGACGATTCCCGCCTGGTGGTGCTCACGGCGCTGGACGCAGCCGAACGCGGCGCCGCGATCCGCACCGGGGCGCGCTGCGTGCGGGCCGACAGGACCGACACCTGGCGGCTCGCGGTGGTCGATCGCGGCCATCGCCGCACCATCACGTCGCGTGCGCTCGCCAACACCACCGGCGCCTGGACCCCGCTGGTCGCGGACACCGTGCTGCGGCAGCCGCAGCCTGCGATGGCGGCCACGCAGATGAGCCAGATCATCGTGCCCCGGCTATTCGAGTCCGACAATGTCTACGTCTTCCAGAACAGCGATGGACGGCTGATCTTCGCACAGCCCTTCGAGCGCGAGTTCACGCTGATCGGCACGGTCACGCATGCGTTCACCGGCGATCCCGCCATCGTGGCGATGCCGGGAGCCGACGTCAGCTATCTCTGCGAGGCGGCGAGCCGCTATTTCCGCGAGCGCGTCGCCCCGACCGACGTGGTCCGCACGGTCTCCGGTGTCAACCTGACGCTGGCGTCCGCGCGCGGGCGCGACGGCACGACGCTGTTCCACGCACGCCGGCGCAAGGCGCCGCTGATCACGATGTTCGGCGGCGACGTCACCACCTCGCGCCTGCGCGCCGAGCGCGCGGTGACGCGCCTGACGCCGTTCTATCCGATGTCGCGCCCCTGGACGGCGGGTGCAGCGCTGCCCGGCGGCGAATTCGCCTGGGATCGCTTCGACACCGAAGTCGACCTCGCCCGCGATCACTGGCGCTTTCTCACCGAGCCGCAGGCCCAGCGCCTGGTCGCGGCCTACGGCTCGCGTTTGTCCGCGGTGCTGGGCGAAGTGAAGACCCGCGAAGAACTGGGCCCCGCGTTCGGACCCGAACTGACCGGCGCCGAGGTGCGCTATTTGATGGCCCACGAATGGGCGCGCTTTCCGGAGGATATCCTCTGGCGCCGTTCCAAGCTTGGCCTGACGATGCCGGCCGCCGACCGCGATGCGCTGGCGGCGTTCATGGCGGGGTGA
- a CDS encoding EAL domain-containing protein, which produces MAEKNWHEGSTLPIAVQAVVCLAGAVAPARAYALSDSFAPPSYLGQLDPNVVWEALIAGIAICAFLAAIVLWIHSSLRRTRRLQLRRNAFVSSAMNNLNQGVVMTDAQRRIIFCNDRYLEIYGLSRSDLWADMNGYELLELRRKRGVLGGASDDEFYEKAASPNGLVTELPDGRAILVKYFILPNGGSVATHLDVSEQRKLSRQLASTKQFLETVLDNVPACVAAKNIEDGRYIFANSAYERFWGFSRDHVVGKNARELFAPKSAASIEATDRTALLAPDGQYRNEFEVERGGERRMVASIRIVVRNESNKPEFLMLVFEDITDRRSLSQELESTKKFLELVVDNIPVALIVEQVKDGRYLLANRSAETILNRRREEATGLTASDIFNAKEAKLIIARDEAAIKKRGMITEEHPISTKDGLRLFLTRRATVLSDAGEPQYLIKTHEDVTDRRQTESRMAHMAYHDGLTDLPNRAAFLQALTQMIEACEGTGEEFAVLCVDLDGLKEVNDVFGHALGDKLLIEVAQRLQDSARGGVVARLSGDEFGLIIDGKQPEAGLSLARQIGEAVAQEFQIDGRPVRAGVTTGMSIFPHNGADAASLLANAGAALFRAKQKSRGTISLYQPEMDQQIRDRRVLHQDLSMAIKNGELSLAFQPQGVARHSVAESDIIGFEALARWQHPVRGQVSPAEFIPIAEESGLIVEMGEWILREACREAASWPNPLQVAVNLSPAQFMHGDVVGLVHSILIETGLAPGRLELEITEGVLIEDFDRGLALLRRLKALGVRISMDDFGSGYSSLSYLQAFPFDKIKIDRAFIINLGRNPQSAAIVRAVIDLGHGLEMSIIAEGVETVEQLAFLAKEGCDGVQGYLLGKPLPIGKYAGLVGRAETMELALKTG; this is translated from the coding sequence ATGGCTGAGAAGAACTGGCACGAGGGCAGCACGCTTCCGATTGCTGTGCAGGCCGTCGTGTGCCTGGCCGGCGCGGTGGCGCCCGCGCGCGCCTATGCCCTTTCGGACAGCTTCGCCCCGCCGAGCTATCTCGGCCAGCTCGATCCCAACGTGGTGTGGGAGGCCCTGATCGCGGGCATCGCGATCTGCGCGTTCCTCGCCGCGATTGTGCTGTGGATCCATTCCTCGCTGCGGCGGACCAGGCGCCTGCAGTTGCGGCGCAATGCCTTCGTCTCCTCCGCCATGAACAATCTCAACCAGGGCGTGGTGATGACCGATGCGCAGCGGCGCATCATCTTCTGCAACGACCGCTATCTCGAGATCTACGGCCTCTCGCGGTCGGATCTCTGGGCCGACATGAACGGCTACGAGCTCCTCGAGCTGCGCCGCAAACGCGGCGTGCTTGGCGGCGCCTCCGACGACGAGTTCTATGAAAAGGCGGCGAGCCCCAACGGCCTGGTCACCGAGCTGCCTGACGGCCGGGCCATCCTGGTCAAATATTTCATCCTGCCGAACGGCGGGTCGGTGGCGACCCATCTCGACGTCAGCGAGCAGCGCAAGCTGTCGCGGCAGCTCGCCTCCACCAAGCAGTTCCTGGAAACGGTGCTGGACAACGTGCCGGCCTGCGTCGCGGCCAAGAACATCGAGGACGGCCGCTACATCTTCGCCAACAGCGCCTATGAGCGCTTCTGGGGCTTTTCGCGCGACCACGTCGTCGGCAAGAACGCGCGCGAGCTGTTCGCGCCGAAATCGGCCGCGAGCATCGAGGCGACCGACCGGACCGCACTGCTGGCGCCGGACGGCCAATATCGCAACGAGTTCGAGGTCGAGCGCGGCGGCGAGCGCCGCATGGTGGCCTCGATCCGGATCGTGGTCCGCAACGAGAGCAACAAGCCCGAATTCCTGATGCTGGTGTTCGAGGACATCACCGACCGCCGCTCGCTGTCGCAGGAGCTGGAGAGCACGAAGAAGTTCTTGGAGCTCGTGGTCGACAACATCCCGGTGGCGCTGATCGTCGAACAGGTCAAGGACGGCCGCTATCTGCTCGCCAACCGCAGCGCCGAGACGATCCTCAACCGCAGGCGCGAGGAAGCCACGGGCCTGACGGCGTCCGACATCTTCAATGCCAAGGAAGCCAAGCTGATCATCGCGCGCGACGAGGCCGCGATCAAGAAGCGTGGCATGATCACGGAAGAGCATCCGATCTCCACCAAGGACGGCCTGCGGCTGTTCCTGACCCGCCGCGCCACCGTGCTGAGCGATGCCGGCGAGCCGCAATATCTGATCAAGACCCACGAGGACGTCACCGACCGCCGGCAGACCGAGTCGCGCATGGCGCACATGGCCTATCACGACGGCCTGACGGACTTGCCGAACCGCGCCGCCTTCCTCCAGGCGCTGACCCAGATGATCGAGGCCTGCGAAGGCACCGGTGAGGAGTTCGCCGTCCTCTGCGTCGATCTCGACGGCCTCAAGGAGGTCAACGACGTCTTCGGCCATGCGCTCGGCGACAAGCTGCTGATCGAGGTGGCCCAGCGGCTCCAGGATTCCGCACGCGGCGGCGTGGTGGCGCGCCTGTCCGGCGACGAGTTCGGCCTCATCATCGACGGCAAGCAGCCGGAGGCGGGGCTTTCGCTGGCGCGGCAGATCGGCGAGGCCGTCGCGCAGGAATTCCAGATCGACGGCCGGCCGGTCCGCGCCGGCGTCACCACCGGCATGTCGATCTTCCCGCACAATGGCGCTGACGCCGCCTCGCTGCTCGCCAACGCCGGTGCGGCGCTGTTCCGCGCCAAGCAGAAGTCGCGCGGCACGATCAGCCTCTACCAGCCGGAGATGGACCAGCAGATCCGCGACCGCCGCGTGCTGCACCAGGACCTGTCGATGGCGATCAAGAACGGCGAGCTCTCGCTCGCCTTCCAGCCGCAGGGCGTCGCGCGTCACAGCGTCGCCGAAAGCGACATCATCGGCTTCGAAGCGCTGGCGCGCTGGCAGCATCCGGTGCGTGGCCAGGTCTCGCCGGCCGAATTCATCCCGATCGCGGAGGAGAGCGGCCTGATCGTCGAGATGGGCGAGTGGATCCTGCGTGAGGCCTGCCGTGAGGCGGCGTCCTGGCCGAATCCGCTCCAGGTCGCGGTCAACCTGTCGCCGGCGCAGTTCATGCACGGCGACGTGGTCGGGCTCGTCCATTCGATCCTGATCGAGACGGGCCTCGCGCCCGGCCGGCTCGAGCTCGAAATCACCGAGGGCGTGCTGATCGAGGATTTTGATCGCGGCCTGGCGCTGCTGCGCCGGCTGAAGGCGCTCGGCGTGCGCATCTCCATGGACGATTTCGGCAGCGGCTATTCCTCGCTGAGCTATCTCCAGGCGTTCCCGTTCGACAAGATCAAGATCGACCGCGCCTTCATCATCAATCTCGGCCGCAATCCGCAATCGGCCGCGATCGTCCGCGCCGTGATCGATCTCGGCCACGGCCTCGAAATGTCGATCATTGCCGAGGGCGTCGAAACCGTCGAGCAGCTCGCCTTCCTCGCCAAGGAAGGCTGCGACGGCGTGCAGGGCTATCTGCTCGGCAAGCCGCTGCCGATCGGCAAATATGCCGGCCTCGTCGGCCGCGCCGAGACCATGGAGCTTGCGCTCAAGACCGGCTAG
- a CDS encoding NAD(P)/FAD-dependent oxidoreductase, whose amino-acid sequence MDRVDCVVIGAGVVGLAVARKFAQAGREVIVLEAAEAIGTVTSSRNSEVIHAGIYYRAGSWMARMCVSGKHALYRYCIERGIPHKNCGKLIVATSPKETEKLQSIKAHAEANGVLDMQLLSGEAARALEPALACDAALLSPSTGIIDSHAYMLSLRGEAEESGAAFAFHTPLLRAKAAGGVIEIDAGGEAPMTLQCGLLVNAAGLSATMVARHIDGMPIDRIPPAYLAKGNYFSCNARAPFSRLIYPVPEPGGLGVHLTLDMAGQARFGPDVEWIETINYEVDPSRAERFYPAIRKYWPTLPDGALMPSYSGIRPKIVPPAVATQDFLMQGPRDHGVEGLINLFGIESPGLTSSLAIADHVAELAGL is encoded by the coding sequence ATGGATAGGGTCGACTGTGTCGTCATCGGAGCCGGCGTGGTCGGTCTCGCGGTGGCTCGAAAGTTCGCCCAGGCCGGGCGCGAGGTCATCGTGCTGGAGGCAGCCGAGGCGATCGGCACCGTCACCTCCTCCCGCAACAGCGAGGTGATCCATGCCGGCATCTACTACCGCGCCGGCAGCTGGATGGCGCGCATGTGCGTCAGCGGCAAGCACGCGCTCTACCGCTACTGCATCGAGCGCGGCATCCCGCACAAGAATTGCGGCAAGCTGATCGTCGCGACCAGCCCGAAAGAGACCGAGAAGCTGCAATCGATCAAGGCGCATGCCGAGGCCAATGGCGTGCTCGACATGCAGCTGCTGTCAGGCGAAGCGGCACGCGCGCTGGAGCCGGCGCTGGCCTGCGACGCTGCGCTGCTGTCGCCGTCGACCGGCATCATCGACAGCCACGCCTACATGCTGTCCCTGCGCGGCGAGGCCGAGGAATCCGGCGCGGCCTTCGCGTTTCACACGCCGCTGCTCCGCGCCAAGGCGGCCGGCGGCGTGATCGAGATCGACGCCGGCGGCGAAGCGCCGATGACCTTGCAGTGCGGCCTGCTCGTCAATGCCGCGGGGCTCTCGGCAACCATGGTGGCACGCCACATCGACGGCATGCCGATCGACCGGATTCCGCCGGCCTATCTCGCCAAGGGAAACTATTTCAGCTGCAACGCCAGGGCGCCGTTCTCACGCCTGATCTATCCGGTGCCCGAGCCTGGCGGACTAGGCGTGCATCTGACGCTGGACATGGCAGGGCAGGCGCGTTTCGGTCCCGACGTCGAGTGGATCGAGACGATCAATTACGAGGTCGATCCGTCACGCGCCGAGCGCTTCTATCCGGCGATCCGCAAATACTGGCCGACGCTGCCTGACGGCGCGCTGATGCCGAGCTATTCGGGCATCCGTCCGAAGATCGTGCCGCCCGCGGTCGCCACGCAGGATTTTCTGATGCAGGGTCCGCGCGATCACGGCGTCGAAGGCCTGATCAATCTGTTCGGCATCGAATCGCCGGGACTGACCTCGTCGCTCGCGATCGCCGATCACGTCGCCGAGCTCGCAGGACTCTAA
- a CDS encoding DUF465 domain-containing protein produces MTIQAHLVELERKHKLLENELHEALVHLSTDDLQIVELKRRKLMVKDQIERLKQGDTLH; encoded by the coding sequence ATGACAATTCAGGCACATCTTGTTGAATTGGAGCGGAAGCACAAACTTCTCGAAAACGAATTGCACGAAGCTCTCGTGCACCTTTCAACAGACGACCTGCAAATTGTTGAGTTGAAGCGCCGGAAGTTGATGGTCAAGGACCAGATCGAGCGTCTGAAGCAAGGCGATACGCTCCACTAG
- a CDS encoding DUF465 domain-containing protein translates to MTNEDERELEAELTRLQQEHRDLDAAIDALHQSPAPDLLRLQRLKKRKLLLRDRIAFIEDQITPDIIA, encoded by the coding sequence ATGACCAATGAAGACGAGCGTGAGCTCGAAGCCGAGCTCACCCGGTTGCAGCAGGAACACCGAGATCTCGATGCGGCGATCGATGCACTGCATCAATCGCCCGCCCCCGACCTGTTGCGGTTGCAGCGGTTGAAAAAACGCAAGCTGTTGTTGCGCGACCGCATCGCGTTCATCGAAGACCAGATCACGCCCGACATCATCGCCTGA
- a CDS encoding GGDEF domain-containing protein — protein sequence MKKPKRARAAKAKRGPKTSASRSKAAPKRAARHSAKPARRGASDGGATENAKTIRDLRGKLKAALLRVAELEAAADTDFLLEIPNRRSFERELVRAIAYMKRYRASGALIVLDVDRLKPINDSFGHAAGDEVLKAIAATLTRQVRASDVVGRLGGDEFALLLWNLSETDAQAKAAALEQAIDELSFSFRGQGVTAGASAGVALLGAQSDAGRALEEADAAMYVRKARRRHEPRIRLVGS from the coding sequence ATGAAGAAACCAAAAAGGGCGCGTGCTGCGAAGGCCAAAAGGGGCCCCAAGACCAGTGCCAGCCGATCCAAGGCCGCTCCCAAGCGCGCCGCCAGGCATTCTGCCAAGCCGGCGCGGCGCGGAGCGTCTGACGGCGGCGCGACGGAGAACGCAAAAACTATCCGCGACCTGCGGGGCAAGCTGAAGGCGGCCTTGCTGCGGGTTGCGGAACTCGAAGCCGCTGCCGATACCGATTTCCTGCTCGAGATTCCGAACCGGCGCAGTTTCGAGCGCGAGCTGGTGCGCGCCATCGCCTACATGAAGCGCTATCGCGCCAGCGGCGCGCTGATCGTGCTCGATGTCGACCGCCTGAAGCCGATCAATGATTCCTTCGGCCATGCGGCCGGCGACGAGGTGCTCAAGGCGATCGCGGCCACGCTGACGCGGCAGGTCCGCGCCTCTGATGTGGTTGGCCGGCTCGGTGGCGACGAGTTCGCGTTGCTGCTCTGGAATCTCAGCGAGACCGATGCCCAGGCCAAAGCCGCGGCCCTGGAGCAAGCGATCGACGAATTGTCCTTCAGCTTTCGCGGCCAGGGCGTGACCGCCGGCGCATCCGCCGGCGTTGCATTGCTCGGAGCACAGTCCGATGCAGGCCGCGCCCTGGAGGAGGCCGATGCGGCCATGTATGTGCGCAAGGCGCGCCGGCGGCACGAGCCGCGCATCAGGCTTGTGGGCAGCTGA